One Denticeps clupeoides chromosome 3, fDenClu1.1, whole genome shotgun sequence DNA window includes the following coding sequences:
- the acp5a gene encoding tartrate-resistant acid phosphatase type 5a → MPHSLVMLIVWLLPIVSCQPSSFIDLGGKDSNRSSVRFLVVGDWGGVPYKPYTTSIETATAKEMARVAEQMGADFILALGDNFYYKGVTSLQDPRFQETFESVYTANSLNIPWYVIAGNHDHAGNVLAQIQYSQVSKRWNFPYYYYELNARIPQTDSKLTILMLDTVMLCGNSDDFSDQQPRGPLNAALANRQLEWLKDRMARSKADFLLVAGHYPVWSISEHGPTHCLVKYVRPLLQKYKANVYLCGHDHNLQYLTESGIGYVVSGAGNFMDPDTRHRNHIPKGSLKFFTGKASTMGGFAHIEITKKQMTITFLEAKGSSLYKVVLPKRDSDLHRPDSV, encoded by the exons ATGCCACATTCGCTAGTTATGCTGATTGTATGGCTTCTTCCCATCGTCTCCTGCCAACCATCCTCATTCATTGACCTAGGAGGCAAAGACA GTAACAGGTCATCAGTCCGGTTCTTGGTGGTGGGGGACTGGGGTGGTGTCCCATATAAGCCCTACACCACATCAATTGAGACTGCCACTGCCAAGGAAATGGCTAGAGTTGCTGAACAGATGGGCGCTGACTTTATTCTCGCCCTTGGTGACAACTTCTACTATAAAGGTGTGACGAGTTTGCAAGATCCCCGGTTTCAG GAGACCTTTGAGAGCGTGTACACTGCTAACTCGCTCAACATACCATGGTACGTTATTGCTGGAAATCATGACCATGCAGGGAACGTCCTGGCACAGATCCAGTACAGTCAGGTGTCCAAGAGATG GAATTTCCCATATTACTACTACGAGCTGAATGCCCGCATCCCCCAGACCGACAGTAAATTGACCATCCTGATGCTGGACACCGTAATGCTCTGCGGCAACTCTGACGACTTCTCAGACCAGCAGCCCCGTGGGCCCCTCAATGCTGCCCTGGCCAACCGGCAGTTGGAGTGGCTAAAGGACCGCATGGCTCGCTCCAAGGCTGACTTTCTTCTTGTGGCCGGCCACTACCCAGTGTGGTCTATATCTGAGCATGGCCCTACCCACTGCCTGGTCAAGTATGTGCGTCCCCTTCTGCAGAAGTACAAGGCCAACGTGTATCTCTGCGGCCATGACCACAACCTGCAG tATCTGACTGAGTCTGGTATTGGCTATGTGGTTAGCGGGGCTGGAAACTTTATGGACCCGGACACAAGACACCGAAACCACATTCCCAAAGGCTCCCTCAAGTTTTTCACCGGCAAGGCCTCCACCATGGGCGGCTTCGCCCATATTGAAATCACCAAGAAGCAAATGACCATCACTTTCCTCGAGGCCAAGGGGTCATCTCTGTATAAAGTGGTCCTCCCCAAAAGAGACTCTGATCTCCACAGACCTGATTCagtctag